AGGCCGCTGAAGAAGCGGTGGCTGCGGCGGAGCGCGATCTTGAGGTGGCTGAAGCAGCTGCAGAGCGCGCTATGAAAGCAGCCCGCGCTGCTCAAGAGCGTGAGCGTCAGCTTCTGGCTGAAATAGAGACCTTACGCAAAGAACAGGCTGGTGAAGCAGCAACTGATTCTGATGTAGTGGCTGGCGCTGAGGCTGAAGAAGGCGGCGAAGTAGAGAGCTTGCGTAATCAAGCTGTTCAAGAAGCAGCAGACCGCAATCAGACCCGTGAAGTTGCTGCAGGTATTTCTGAAGAAGCAGATGAACAGGGTAATACGGCTGAAGCCACTGAAGTAGAATCATTAGCTAGCTCAGAGGACACAACCAACAAAGAATTCGCTGCTTCTTATAGCGCTGAAGCTACTAGGGAAGCCGCTTTGTCAGATGATTCTGATGAGTGTGTACATTTGATGAATCGCTTGATGCCGGATGAGAGGGTCGAGAAGGTTCGCGAGCAATTTTTCTTTCAACAGGATGATACAGATGTAGATGATGAGGTGACTCTCGATGAGCTCGAGGAGATTATCGGTTATGATGAGGATGAAATTGATGAATTAAGTGAGCAGATTACTTCCAAGACCCAGCGTTATGATGGTCCAATTCTGACCGACCAGGCCCTGCGTGAGTATGGTATTCGCCGAGATATCGAGAGCAAAAACCATGAAGACTTGGATTGGGATCCGGACCGCGATGAAGCCGAAGAAGACGGTGATTCGGTCGTAAGTGGAGCGGCCTGGCTGACTGTCGGAAATATTATCTCCCGGGTGCTGGGAGCACTCTACGTCATTCCTTGGGCAACGTGGCTTGGGGATGCCTATACGGAAGCTAATGTACTCTATAGTGTGGGCTACAAGCCGTATTCTCTCTTCCTAGCGATTGCGACAGCTGGTTTCCCAAGTGCGATTGCCAAGCAAATGGCCTATTATCATTCCATGAAAGAGTATCGGGTCGCTGACAAACTCTTCAAGAATAGTGCCATTATTATGGGCGTTACCGGCGCCTTCTCAGCCTTGCTGCTTTATGCATTGGCGCCGTTTCTGGCGGTTAATTCCGCAACTAATGACCCCGGCGCTGCCATTCTAGTGATTCGCTCATTAGCGCCTGCACTCTTAATCTTGCCAATTATGAGTCTTTTGCGGGGGTATTTCCAAGGCTTTAGCGATATGAAGCCAACCGCTGTTTCGCAAATTATTGAACAAGTCATGCGCGTTGTCTATCTATTAGTTGCAACCTATGCAATTATGCAGATATTAACCGGCAACGTGACCGATGCCGTGGTGCATTCAACTTTTGCTGCCTTTGTCGGCGCATTGGCGTCACTCATTTACTTATTGGTTATCTACTTGCGCCGTCAACCAGTAATCCAGCAACTCAAGTTGCGTTCCCTTGACCGTGTCGAAGTTGATTTTAAAGCCAGTATTAAGATAATGGTCATTGATAGCGTGCCTTTTATCCTACTGGGATCTGGGATTATTATTGCCCAATTAGTAGACACTTACAGCTTCCGTCAAATTTTGGAAGCAACAAGTATCTTGTTGACTTCTGAAATTAGTGAAATGTATGGAACCATCAGCTTAGACGTGGATAAATTATCGATGATTATCGTTTCTCTAGCCGTGTCCTTGGCGACCGCCTTAGTGCCAACTGTGACCAAATATTTCGCCAATCGCGATATTAAAGGAACGAGCCAATTGGTCACCCGAATTATGGAGATGTTCACCTTGATTATGCTACCAGCTGCCTTGGGCATGGCTGCCATTGCGGATAATGTGTACACCTTCTTCTACCCAACTGGTAGCCTGCACGGTCCAGCTTACTTGGTGACGGCGTCCCTGACGGCGATCGTGCTTGGTCTGTATACCGTTCTATCGACTATTCTACAGTCCATGAACTTCCGCCGAGCCGCTGTTCGTTTCCTAGTCGTTGGTCTTCTTGTTAAGCTAGTGCTACAATTCCCATTCGTCGCCCTATGGAAAGGGCACGGCGCCTTGCTGTCAACCGGTGTTGCCTTCTTAGCCACTTCCGTGTTCAGCTGGATTAAACTCAAACGCGAACTCGACTTTGACCATCACTACTTACGTAGAGAATTAGGCAAAATAGTAATCGCCGCCATTATTATGGGAATTGTTGCCTTCATGTGGAACAACGTTCTCAACGCCTTATTCGGACCGGTTGGACGCATGTTAACTCTGGTGAAGATTCTACTCGTCGTCTTAATGGCTGTTCTGATCTACGCGATTATTCTGGGGCTTTTTGGCAAATTAGAACTTATCTTGGGAGACCGTTATAAAGAGCTCCAAGAAGAAATGAAAATCTTGCCATGATGCGACTGGATAAACTCTTAGCCCATGCAGGCTACGGTAGCCGTAAAGACGTCAAGAAATTAATCACCAGCGGACATATCGCTATTAACGGCGAAACATGCACCAAAGTTGGCCAAAACGTCGACCCGGATACCGACCAGGTAACCTACCTTGGCGAACCCGTCAACTATCAAGAATACTATTATATTATGCTTAACAAACCCGACGGCATCGTCTCCGCTACCGAAGACCGCGAATACGAAACCGTCATCGACTGGGTCGAATTGGACTACGCCCACGTAGACCTCTTCCCCGTCGGCAGACTCGACATCGACACGATTGGCTTACTGCTCTTAACCAATGACGGCCAACTCGCGCACCGACTTACGTCTCCGCGCCACGCCGTCCCTAAGCGCTACGCCGCGATTGTTGAAGGCGAAATCACCGCCGAGGCCATCGACCAATTTGCGGCCGGCCTCGACCTTGGTGATTTTACCAGTCAGCCCGCTGAATTGATTGTATTAAGCTATGACGCAGAAAGTGATACGAGTCGTATCGAAGTCGTCATTACCGAAGGCAAATACCACCAAGTCAAGCGCATGTTCGAAGCTGTCGACTCGCAAGTTCTCGCCCTGCAAAGACTAGCCATGGGTCCTTTGGAATTGGACCCAGACCTTGAACTCGGTGAGTACCGCGAACTCACCCCAGCAGAAGTTGCCGCACTTCAAGCCTTGTAAAGCATATAAAACGAAACCCCCAGCTCCTTTGATTGAGCTGGGGGTTTGGTGTTTGGGTCTATAAGATCATTGAGCTAGTGTGTATGGAAGTGACTTATATGGTTGATGTGATAGTGTGTAAGCCGACGACCATGTCCCGTGCATGTTCGCGGAAGTAGGCTCTATAGTTCTGATGATCCTATTTAATCAGAAATTGTGTTAGGAAGTGCAGTTGCTACCAAAGTGTAGATGGTGTTACAAACTT
This region of Suicoccus acidiformans genomic DNA includes:
- a CDS encoding polysaccharide biosynthesis C-terminal domain-containing protein, which codes for MNKTSSNEPKQPNKQDKYRQSFDETRRIDRRDLETHRQKNRGSTQRSDFDQIYFDLEDLDPMSSYNEFDRSDDGLSFVDRVRATAGEASQKLKARRAERDRQREAKVEQKAAEREAKAQQKAAEQEIRERQKAAAQAERERQAEEEARERTIQAEEEAVLARKQAAEEAVAAAERDLEVAEAAAERAMKAARAAQERERQLLAEIETLRKEQAGEAATDSDVVAGAEAEEGGEVESLRNQAVQEAADRNQTREVAAGISEEADEQGNTAEATEVESLASSEDTTNKEFAASYSAEATREAALSDDSDECVHLMNRLMPDERVEKVREQFFFQQDDTDVDDEVTLDELEEIIGYDEDEIDELSEQITSKTQRYDGPILTDQALREYGIRRDIESKNHEDLDWDPDRDEAEEDGDSVVSGAAWLTVGNIISRVLGALYVIPWATWLGDAYTEANVLYSVGYKPYSLFLAIATAGFPSAIAKQMAYYHSMKEYRVADKLFKNSAIIMGVTGAFSALLLYALAPFLAVNSATNDPGAAILVIRSLAPALLILPIMSLLRGYFQGFSDMKPTAVSQIIEQVMRVVYLLVATYAIMQILTGNVTDAVVHSTFAAFVGALASLIYLLVIYLRRQPVIQQLKLRSLDRVEVDFKASIKIMVIDSVPFILLGSGIIIAQLVDTYSFRQILEATSILLTSEISEMYGTISLDVDKLSMIIVSLAVSLATALVPTVTKYFANRDIKGTSQLVTRIMEMFTLIMLPAALGMAAIADNVYTFFYPTGSLHGPAYLVTASLTAIVLGLYTVLSTILQSMNFRRAAVRFLVVGLLVKLVLQFPFVALWKGHGALLSTGVAFLATSVFSWIKLKRELDFDHHYLRRELGKIVIAAIIMGIVAFMWNNVLNALFGPVGRMLTLVKILLVVLMAVLIYAIILGLFGKLELILGDRYKELQEEMKILP
- a CDS encoding pseudouridine synthase, coding for MMRLDKLLAHAGYGSRKDVKKLITSGHIAINGETCTKVGQNVDPDTDQVTYLGEPVNYQEYYYIMLNKPDGIVSATEDREYETVIDWVELDYAHVDLFPVGRLDIDTIGLLLLTNDGQLAHRLTSPRHAVPKRYAAIVEGEITAEAIDQFAAGLDLGDFTSQPAELIVLSYDAESDTSRIEVVITEGKYHQVKRMFEAVDSQVLALQRLAMGPLELDPDLELGEYRELTPAEVAALQAL